In Streptococcus respiraculi, one DNA window encodes the following:
- the pflA gene encoding pyruvate formate-lyase-activating protein: MEVVDYKNVTGLVHSTESFGAVDGPGIRFVVFMQGCHMRCQYCHNPDTWDLVNPAATERTAEDVLNEAIRYKGFWGKEGGITVSGGEATIQIDFLIALFTLAKEKGIHTTLDTCALTFRNTPKYLEKYAKLMEVTDLVLLDIKEMNPDQHRFVTGHSNKTILECARYLSDIGKPVWIRHVLVPNLTDCDEDLIELGKFVKTLDNVERFEVLPYHNLGEFKWRELGRPYPLEGTKPPTKARVENAKNLMDTESYQDYLNRVRGN; this comes from the coding sequence GATGGTCCGGGCATTCGGTTTGTAGTATTCATGCAGGGCTGCCACATGCGTTGCCAGTATTGTCATAATCCTGACACTTGGGACTTGGTCAATCCTGCGGCAACTGAGCGGACGGCAGAAGATGTGCTCAATGAAGCCATTCGCTACAAGGGCTTCTGGGGAAAAGAAGGAGGTATTACCGTATCAGGTGGAGAAGCGACCATTCAGATTGACTTTTTGATTGCCCTGTTTACGCTAGCAAAAGAAAAGGGGATTCATACGACTCTTGATACTTGTGCTCTTACTTTCCGCAATACGCCTAAGTATTTAGAAAAATATGCTAAGCTCATGGAAGTGACCGATTTGGTCTTGCTGGACATTAAGGAAATGAACCCTGACCAGCACCGCTTTGTAACGGGACATAGCAATAAGACCATTTTAGAATGCGCCCGCTACCTCTCTGATATTGGCAAGCCTGTCTGGATTCGCCATGTTTTGGTGCCAAACTTAACAGACTGTGATGAAGACTTGATTGAATTAGGGAAATTTGTTAAGACCTTGGACAACGTTGAGCGTTTTGAAGTGCTTCCTTACCATAACCTAGGTGAATTTAAATGGCGGGAATTGGGTCGACCATACCCGTTAGAAGGAACCAAACCACCTACCAAGGCCCGCGTTGAAAATGCCAAAAACCTTATGGATACAGAAAGCTATCAGGACTACCTGAACCGTGTGCGGGGGAATTGA
- a CDS encoding M3 family oligoendopeptidase — protein MKFTDYTYTRPDYALIKEQMADLTQQLRQAPSANEALDSVKKITKINATIDTQMNLWSIRHSIDMNDEFYNEETKFWNEHLPLFEELTTAYYQAILACPFRAELSEFLPETFFMLAENKQKIFSSEAIPLFQKENDLVDQYNSLIAGAQIDFEGQTYNLAQMTPFAQSTDRKIRKTASDASTAYFASKEEEFDRVYDELVKVRTEIAHTLGFKDYVEYGYVSMNRFDYNRDMVKVYREEILKHVVPIVQKLRERQAKRIQVPSLKHYDLALEFLDGNPTPQGDPDFIVGEAQKMYHELSAETGEFFDFMIEHDLLDLVAKTGKDSGGYCTYIPDYKSPFIFSNFNGTSGDIDVLTHEAGHAFQVYRSRWIASPEVIWPTYETCEIHSMSMEFMTWPWMERFFNDQVDKYKFTHLASALLFLPYGVLVDHFQHEIYENPAMTPAERKATWKRLEGLYLPDRDFSESEALNRGIFWYRQGHIFASPFYYIDYTLAQVCALQFWKRTQVDHDETAWEDYLRICDLGGTKSFLQVVAAANLESPFKEGALLATTKAASDWLDSVDDASF, from the coding sequence ATGAAATTTACAGACTATACCTATACTCGCCCTGATTATGCTCTCATAAAAGAACAGATGGCAGACTTGACCCAGCAATTGCGCCAAGCTCCCTCTGCAAACGAAGCGCTTGATAGCGTAAAAAAGATCACGAAGATTAATGCAACCATTGACACACAGATGAATCTTTGGAGTATTCGTCATTCTATCGATATGAATGATGAATTTTACAATGAAGAAACCAAGTTTTGGAATGAGCATCTACCTCTCTTTGAAGAGTTGACAACAGCCTACTACCAGGCGATACTTGCGTGTCCATTCCGTGCGGAATTAAGCGAATTTCTACCAGAAACCTTCTTCATGCTAGCTGAAAACAAACAGAAAATCTTTTCATCTGAAGCCATTCCTCTTTTCCAAAAAGAAAATGACCTCGTTGATCAGTACAATAGCTTGATTGCTGGCGCACAAATTGACTTTGAGGGTCAAACCTACAATCTCGCACAAATGACACCGTTTGCCCAATCGACTGACCGCAAGATTCGTAAGACAGCTTCTGACGCTTCAACAGCTTATTTTGCAAGTAAAGAAGAAGAGTTCGACCGTGTTTACGATGAATTGGTCAAGGTGCGGACTGAGATTGCCCATACACTTGGCTTTAAAGACTATGTCGAATATGGCTATGTCTCAATGAATCGCTTCGACTACAACCGTGATATGGTTAAGGTCTACCGCGAGGAAATCCTCAAGCATGTCGTACCAATCGTACAAAAATTACGCGAACGCCAAGCAAAACGGATTCAAGTTCCAAGTCTCAAACACTATGACCTAGCTCTAGAATTTCTCGATGGAAATCCAACGCCGCAAGGTGACCCTGACTTTATCGTCGGCGAAGCACAAAAAATGTACCATGAATTGTCCGCAGAAACAGGCGAATTTTTCGACTTTATGATTGAGCATGATCTGCTTGACCTGGTCGCAAAAACTGGTAAAGATAGCGGGGGCTACTGTACCTATATCCCTGACTACAAGAGCCCATTTATCTTCTCAAACTTCAATGGCACAAGTGGCGATATCGATGTCTTGACCCACGAAGCTGGACACGCCTTCCAAGTCTATCGCTCACGCTGGATTGCAAGCCCTGAAGTCATCTGGCCAACCTATGAGACCTGTGAAATCCACTCCATGTCTATGGAATTTATGACCTGGCCTTGGATGGAGCGCTTCTTCAACGACCAAGTGGATAAGTACAAGTTTACTCACTTAGCAAGCGCTCTTCTCTTCTTGCCATACGGTGTCCTTGTGGATCATTTCCAACATGAAATTTATGAAAATCCAGCCATGACACCAGCAGAACGCAAGGCGACGTGGAAACGTTTAGAAGGGCTTTATCTGCCTGACCGTGATTTCTCTGAATCAGAAGCCCTTAACCGTGGCATCTTCTGGTACCGTCAGGGACATATCTTTGCAAGCCCATTCTACTACATCGACTATACTCTTGCTCAGGTCTGCGCCCTCCAATTCTGGAAACGCACGCAGGTCGATCACGACGAAACTGCTTGGGAAGACTACCTTCGTATCTGTGACCTAGGTGGAACAAAATCCTTCCTTCAAGTCGTTGCAGCAGCCAACCTTGAATCACCATTCAAAGAAGGTGCTCTTCTTGCAACCACAAAAGCAGCCAGTGACTGGTTAGATAGCGTGGATGACGCGAGTTTCTAA
- a CDS encoding manganese-dependent inorganic pyrophosphatase — protein sequence MSKFLVFGHQNPDTDAIASSYGWAYLEREAFGRDAENVALGTPNEETAFALNYFGVVAPRVVESAKAEGVAQVILTDHNEFQQSISDIKEVEVVAVIDHHRVANFETANPLYMRLEPVGSASSIVYRAFKENDLTPPKEVAGMLLSGLISDTLLLKSPTTHASDPQVAAELAEIAGVNLEEYGLAMLKAGTNLASKTADELIDIDAKTFELNGNAVRVAQVNTVDIAEVLERQAEIEAAIEKASSENGYSDFVLMITDIVNSNSEILALGQNMDKVEAAFNFILENNHAFLAGAVSRKKQVVPQLTDSFNN from the coding sequence ATGTCTAAATTTTTAGTTTTTGGTCACCAAAATCCGGATACAGATGCGATCGCATCTTCGTATGGCTGGGCGTATTTGGAGCGTGAAGCCTTTGGTCGTGATGCGGAAAACGTAGCTCTTGGCACGCCAAATGAAGAAACAGCCTTTGCTCTTAATTATTTTGGTGTAGTAGCACCGCGCGTGGTAGAATCTGCAAAAGCAGAAGGTGTGGCGCAAGTCATCTTGACAGACCACAATGAGTTTCAACAGTCTATTTCTGACATCAAGGAAGTAGAAGTAGTAGCAGTTATCGACCACCACCGCGTGGCAAACTTTGAGACAGCAAATCCTCTTTATATGCGTTTAGAGCCAGTTGGATCAGCTTCATCAATCGTTTACCGTGCTTTCAAAGAAAATGATCTCACACCGCCAAAAGAAGTGGCAGGGATGCTCTTGTCTGGTTTGATTTCAGATACCTTGTTGCTCAAATCTCCAACGACTCATGCAAGCGACCCACAAGTGGCTGCAGAATTGGCAGAAATCGCAGGGGTGAACTTGGAAGAATACGGTCTTGCCATGTTGAAAGCAGGTACAAACCTTGCTAGTAAAACAGCAGATGAATTGATTGACATTGATGCTAAAACCTTTGAACTAAATGGCAATGCCGTTCGTGTAGCGCAGGTTAATACAGTTGATATTGCTGAAGTCTTGGAACGCCAAGCAGAAATTGAAGCAGCGATTGAAAAAGCAAGCAGCGAAAATGGCTACTCGGACTTTGTCTTGATGATTACCGATATCGTCAACTCAAACTCAGAAATCCTAGCACTCGGACAAAACATGGATAAGGTTGAAGCAGCCTTTAACTTCATCCTTGAAAATAATCATGCTTTCTTAGCTGGAGCCGTATCTCGTAAAAAACAAGTGGTGCCTCAGTTGACAGACAGCTTTAACAACTAA
- a CDS encoding DUF1803 domain-containing protein, translating into MIKVYHPSKLTRSRFFQDLIQYLDQHSDVTLRQIKKEFATVATVDRQLDRFIQAGYIRRQNRRYTNAFSYLTSLEDLRLDQEIFVETTSPIFEELSRATFTVATSNSTNKVIIEEEVDALRERLTLSSYFYKLSNQLPLSREQEALYQLLGDVNQDYAMKYMTTFLLKFARKERVIQRRTDIFVRALEILGFIKEIEAQTYILTMGLEKENLLFVFPKDCSFSEI; encoded by the coding sequence ATGATTAAAGTGTATCATCCTAGTAAGTTAACCCGTTCACGTTTTTTTCAAGATCTCATTCAGTATTTGGACCAGCATAGTGATGTGACCCTGCGACAGATTAAAAAAGAGTTTGCTACAGTCGCAACGGTTGATCGGCAATTGGACCGCTTTATTCAAGCAGGTTATATTCGCAGGCAGAATCGCCGCTATACCAATGCCTTTTCTTACTTGACGAGCTTAGAGGACTTGAGGCTAGACCAAGAAATCTTTGTTGAGACGACCAGTCCGATTTTTGAGGAATTAAGCCGTGCAACCTTTACAGTTGCAACAAGCAATTCCACCAACAAGGTCATCATCGAGGAAGAAGTTGATGCGCTTCGGGAGCGCTTGACCTTGTCATCTTATTTTTACAAGTTGTCCAACCAGCTTCCTTTATCAAGGGAGCAAGAAGCTCTTTATCAGCTCTTGGGCGATGTCAATCAGGACTATGCGATGAAGTATATGACCACCTTTTTGTTAAAATTTGCACGAAAAGAAAGGGTCATCCAACGGCGGACAGATATTTTTGTCAGAGCCTTAGAAATCCTAGGATTCATCAAAGAAATCGAGGCGCAGACCTATATTCTGACGATGGGATTGGAGAAGGAAAATCTGCTATTTGTCTTTCCAAAAGATTGTTCTTTTTCGGAAATATAA
- a CDS encoding DUF2599 domain-containing protein, translated as MKFLKKSLPTFLIVLSLVSLSAIVSQPVFANDTSTYSSSFEQDMNDEHITQILTLAHSVSNTGQCSAIKDVVITEKDIQEFKLYYQAAQYERANSHSGYFKSNTGWVKRSDGITLSCYFYPAAMFIGGENPNAKAANFSNAFRLLKARHSSSPNWKNTASMEVQFLCHAFTIGRLKNPWNIEPWRTDTNLTSVIAHGCNP; from the coding sequence ATGAAATTCTTAAAAAAATCTTTGCCTACATTTTTAATTGTTTTATCCCTCGTTTCTTTATCTGCTATAGTTTCTCAACCTGTTTTTGCAAACGATACTTCTACATATAGTAGCAGCTTCGAACAGGACATGAATGATGAACATATTACTCAAATATTAACATTAGCCCATTCAGTATCTAATACTGGGCAATGTAGTGCTATAAAAGATGTGGTAATTACAGAAAAAGATATTCAAGAATTTAAATTATATTATCAAGCTGCTCAGTATGAACGAGCAAACAGTCATAGTGGCTATTTCAAAAGTAACACAGGATGGGTAAAACGCTCTGATGGCATCACATTAAGTTGTTATTTTTATCCCGCTGCTATGTTCATTGGTGGAGAAAACCCAAATGCAAAAGCTGCTAACTTTTCGAATGCTTTTAGATTATTGAAAGCCCGTCATAGTTCGAGTCCGAATTGGAAAAATACTGCTTCCATGGAAGTACAATTCTTATGCCATGCATTTACTATTGGAAGATTAAAAAATCCATGGAATATCGAACCTTGGAGAACCGATACGAATTTAACCAGTGTTATCGCTCATGGTTGTAATCCTTAG
- a CDS encoding DUF2974 domain-containing protein, which translates to MPNLLNYIEEVAHQDFYDVPLNRLDILALTEIAYLPFNDLVAPDFTTEKTPRLDHVATQFEALYHGETPNISVTITPERIQLLQLLKDAKRFKAIKVLAFIDDYDKGEEKQFAALTYKVGQDKLVTIFRGTDDTIIGWKEDFHMTYMAEIPAQQSATTYLKHIMGMSDQTIYVAGHSKGGNLAIYASSQMMTADQQRIAQIIAYDSPGVHPSVIASSGYQAIKDRIQPIIPQNSIVGMLLETPDNAEIVESKAFGLLQHISFSWEVEGHDFKLAPALTENSIQVDETLKTWTASLNDEELKRFFDLLFGMFIDAGIERLNDFTVDTPKKISLLMQQQQNLTDAEKDMLDKLFRRLIDTRYQIWKEALTTPYDKVNQWFQSLTNKDKED; encoded by the coding sequence ATGCCAAACTTACTGAATTATATCGAAGAAGTAGCTCATCAGGATTTTTATGACGTCCCGCTCAACCGCTTGGATATTCTAGCCTTGACAGAGATTGCCTACCTGCCCTTTAATGACTTGGTTGCGCCTGACTTTACCACCGAAAAAACCCCTCGACTAGATCATGTCGCTACGCAATTTGAAGCACTCTATCACGGAGAAACGCCAAATATTTCGGTCACAATCACCCCTGAACGAATCCAGCTGCTCCAACTCCTAAAAGACGCTAAACGCTTCAAAGCAATCAAAGTCCTTGCCTTTATCGATGACTATGACAAGGGAGAAGAAAAACAATTTGCAGCCCTAACCTACAAAGTCGGTCAAGACAAGTTAGTCACCATTTTTAGAGGAACAGACGACACCATTATCGGCTGGAAAGAGGACTTCCACATGACCTATATGGCAGAAATCCCCGCCCAACAATCTGCGACCACCTACCTCAAGCACATCATGGGCATGTCGGATCAGACAATCTACGTAGCGGGACACTCAAAGGGCGGCAATCTTGCAATTTATGCCAGCAGCCAGATGATGACAGCAGACCAACAGCGGATTGCCCAGATTATCGCCTATGATTCACCAGGTGTGCATCCGTCTGTCATTGCATCGAGTGGCTATCAAGCCATAAAAGACCGTATTCAGCCCATTATCCCGCAAAATTCCATTGTCGGCATGCTCCTTGAAACGCCTGACAATGCAGAAATTGTCGAAAGCAAGGCCTTTGGCCTACTCCAGCATATCAGCTTTTCTTGGGAAGTAGAAGGGCATGATTTCAAACTGGCGCCTGCCCTGACAGAAAACAGCATTCAAGTTGACGAAACCTTAAAAACATGGACAGCTAGCCTTAATGACGAAGAACTCAAGCGCTTCTTTGATCTCCTCTTTGGCATGTTCATCGATGCAGGCATTGAGCGACTCAACGATTTTACCGTTGACACACCGAAAAAAATCAGCCTCCTCATGCAGCAGCAACAAAACCTGACCGACGCAGAAAAAGACATGCTTGACAAACTCTTTCGCCGTCTGATTGACACCCGCTACCAAATCTGGAAAGAAGCCCTGACAACGCCTTATGACAAGGTCAACCAGTGGTTCCAAAGTTTAACAAATAAAGATAAAGAAGACTAG
- a CDS encoding response regulator transcription factor, whose translation MKQKILIVEDDVVIRQLVAKHLRNWNYEVAESEDFQRILEQVEDFQPHLILMDIGLPFFNGYYWCQEIRKMSSVPILFLSSRDQPMDIVMAINLGGDDYVSKPFDMTVLLAKIQSLLRRTYDFLGEQAVLTFGEIRLDLKSMQVSYEGQIEDLTKNEFQILRVLFERSKAIVSREELMKELWNSDLFVDDNTLTVNVGRLRRKLADMGLQDLIATKKGIGYGLVRQDD comes from the coding sequence ATGAAGCAGAAGATTTTGATTGTGGAAGATGATGTGGTGATTCGTCAGCTGGTGGCAAAACATCTTCGGAATTGGAATTATGAAGTAGCTGAAAGCGAGGATTTTCAGCGGATTTTGGAGCAGGTGGAAGATTTTCAACCGCATTTGATTTTAATGGATATTGGGCTTCCTTTCTTTAATGGTTACTATTGGTGTCAGGAAATTCGTAAGATGTCCAGTGTACCGATTCTCTTTCTCTCATCGCGGGACCAGCCCATGGATATTGTCATGGCAATCAATCTGGGCGGTGATGATTATGTGAGTAAGCCCTTTGATATGACGGTTCTACTCGCGAAAATCCAAAGTTTGCTGCGTAGAACCTATGATTTCTTGGGAGAGCAGGCGGTGCTGACCTTTGGGGAGATTCGCTTGGACTTAAAAAGCATGCAGGTCAGCTATGAGGGACAGATTGAGGATTTGACCAAAAATGAATTTCAGATTTTACGAGTTTTATTTGAACGTTCCAAGGCTATTGTCAGTCGAGAAGAATTGATGAAGGAACTGTGGAACAGCGATTTGTTTGTCGATGATAATACGCTGACGGTCAATGTCGGGCGTTTGCGCCGCAAATTAGCAGATATGGGCTTGCAGGACTTGATTGCGACCAAAAAAGGAATTGGTTATGGATTGGTGAGGCAGGATGACTAG
- a CDS encoding sensor histidine kinase — protein sequence MTRRKIGFFIKHWLTGRFLFMVGVLIFLGLITSISSLFNVETALTVYTSLLLMVLGLALVAIDLFREWQRYALAESGHDIVTGTATEVVLQERINQLEEALKVHLDHARERQSDVQDYYTLWAHQMKIPIAASQLLIADLSASEEKQALERELFKIEQYTGLVLNYLRLQSFHEDLVVERESLETLVRQVVKKFSIFFIQQKIELRLDRLELALATDKKWFCLLLEQFISNAIKYTTGGQIWIYLDGDELVIQDTGIGIAKSDIKRIFDRGFSGYNGRISQQSSGLGLYLARQISQKLGLRFSLTSEVGQGTQVRIFLKEESLVID from the coding sequence ATGACTAGGAGGAAGATTGGCTTTTTTATCAAGCACTGGTTAACGGGGCGTTTTCTTTTTATGGTGGGGGTGTTGATTTTTCTTGGTTTGATTACCAGTATTAGTTCACTCTTTAATGTGGAGACAGCCTTGACGGTCTACACCAGTCTTTTGCTCATGGTGCTTGGACTGGCGCTTGTAGCTATTGATTTATTTCGGGAATGGCAGCGATATGCCCTAGCAGAAAGTGGTCATGACATTGTGACTGGAACAGCGACAGAGGTGGTCTTACAGGAACGGATCAATCAGCTAGAAGAGGCTTTAAAAGTGCACCTTGATCATGCACGAGAGAGACAGAGTGATGTTCAGGACTACTATACCTTGTGGGCGCATCAAATGAAAATTCCCATTGCAGCTAGTCAGCTTTTAATTGCGGACTTGTCAGCAAGTGAGGAAAAACAGGCCTTGGAGCGGGAACTGTTTAAGATTGAGCAGTATACAGGCTTGGTCTTGAACTATCTGCGCCTGCAATCTTTTCATGAAGACTTGGTGGTAGAGCGTGAATCTCTTGAGACACTCGTCCGTCAGGTAGTCAAGAAATTTTCGATTTTCTTTATCCAACAAAAGATAGAGCTACGTTTGGATAGGCTAGAGCTGGCCCTTGCAACGGACAAGAAATGGTTTTGTCTCCTGCTTGAGCAATTCATCTCAAATGCGATCAAATACACGACTGGTGGTCAGATTTGGATTTACCTAGATGGAGATGAACTAGTTATCCAAGATACGGGGATTGGCATTGCTAAAAGTGACATAAAGCGCATTTTTGATCGAGGTTTTTCAGGCTACAATGGCCGTATTTCGCAACAGTCGTCCGGACTTGGGCTGTACTTGGCCCGGCAGATTAGTCAAAAACTAGGTCTGCGTTTTTCGTTGACCTCTGAGGTCGGGCAAGGAACCCAAGTCCGCATTTTCCTAAAAGAAGAGTCTCTTGTCATTGACTAG
- a CDS encoding ABC transporter ATP-binding protein gives MVLLDVQHVQKIYQTRFLANQVEALKDIHFSVEKGEYVAIMGESGSGKSTLLNILAMLDKPTQGKVFLNGMDTQTIKNKDASAFRREKLGFVFQDFNLLDTLSVKDNVLLPLVLSRVSLYEMNKRQSEVLDSLGIASLKDKMPYEISGGQQQRVAVARAIITQPEILLADEPTGALDSKSSATLLDIFDQINEMGQTLLMVTHSTTAASRAKRVLFIKDGKLYNQIFRGDRTSHEMFQLISDTLTLMANQGE, from the coding sequence ATGGTATTACTCGACGTTCAACATGTACAGAAAATCTATCAGACACGCTTTTTAGCCAATCAGGTAGAGGCCCTAAAAGATATTCACTTTAGCGTTGAAAAGGGTGAATATGTGGCGATTATGGGAGAATCTGGTTCGGGAAAATCAACCTTACTCAATATTTTAGCCATGCTAGACAAACCCACCCAAGGCAAGGTATTCTTGAATGGGATGGATACCCAGACGATTAAAAACAAGGATGCTTCTGCTTTTCGCAGGGAGAAACTGGGCTTTGTCTTTCAAGATTTTAACCTACTAGATACCTTGTCGGTCAAGGACAATGTCCTCCTTCCCCTAGTTTTATCGCGTGTCTCCCTTTATGAGATGAACAAGCGGCAATCAGAAGTGCTCGATAGCCTAGGAATTGCCAGCTTAAAAGATAAAATGCCTTATGAGATTTCAGGCGGTCAGCAACAGCGGGTCGCGGTCGCGCGTGCGATTATTACACAACCAGAAATTCTACTAGCAGATGAGCCAACTGGGGCGCTTGATTCCAAGTCTTCTGCAACCTTGCTGGATATTTTTGACCAAATAAACGAAATGGGGCAAACTCTTCTGATGGTTACCCATTCCACCACAGCAGCCAGTCGGGCTAAACGTGTCCTCTTTATCAAGGATGGCAAGCTCTATAATCAGATTTTTCGAGGGGATCGCACCTCACATGAGATGTTTCAGTTGATTTCAGATACGCTGACTCTCATGGCGAATCAAGGTGAATAG
- a CDS encoding FtsX-like permease family protein — protein sequence MWKVIYTLAGTNLLKNRKLYYPFALVTVLSAAIAYLFISLSHNPHLAEVYGAKPVTLTLQLGQYVVLFTVAMLLLYANGFVMKNRSKELGVYTVLGLEKGHLLLMTLLETIFFSTVTVGFGLGLGVLLDKLIYAILLKTMHVKVVLVSVFQWGNALAVILYFLLIFFGLAVLNAGKLSLSSSLQLVKGQKRGEAKGRFLLLQTLLGLGILAYAYYLSLSVESPIKALPVFFTAVVLVIVATYILFHAGIISFLKWLQKRESYYYQPANFISVSNLVFRMRKNAMGLATIAILSTMFIITMIGGINIYIGGNDMIQQLEPNDFTYHYQFEKNGETTRNATGDEEAVLQEWTSQNLEQNGVPISKMVTYTFFEGITGKMEKNHVKLLDKNRKGFSFYDINVLYVFDEASYKGMTGERLDLSSDQVAVYSKDVDFDVHQPLVIGEQSFTVKKRLPKNFTAYQTPNNITQIVPGLILVVHDLADVSLLTNRKTYIGVDTSLTEEEQRQRWENWQALNPDQQPTSLTLSGMGTGSRAAERASTFAFTGSLFFIGIFLSLVFLMATVLVIYYKQISEAYEDRERFVIMQKVGLDEGQTKQSIRKQMATVFFLPVGIAFLHLAFAYKVLTQILLQIGIVNSSLVLQVALWSCLGYFTLYLLVYLLTARSYRSIIRSN from the coding sequence ATGTGGAAGGTCATCTATACATTAGCAGGCACCAATCTGCTAAAAAACCGAAAATTATACTATCCCTTTGCCCTAGTGACAGTATTATCGGCAGCAATTGCCTATCTATTTATCTCACTTAGCCACAATCCACACTTGGCAGAAGTTTATGGGGCAAAACCGGTTACGCTGACTCTTCAATTGGGGCAGTATGTTGTCTTGTTTACGGTTGCCATGCTACTCCTTTACGCCAACGGATTTGTCATGAAAAATCGCTCGAAAGAACTAGGAGTCTATACGGTTCTTGGCCTAGAAAAAGGTCATCTGCTCCTAATGACCTTACTTGAAACCATTTTCTTTTCAACGGTGACTGTTGGTTTTGGACTGGGGCTGGGTGTCCTATTGGATAAGCTGATTTATGCGATTTTACTCAAGACCATGCACGTTAAGGTGGTGTTGGTTTCCGTTTTCCAATGGGGAAATGCGCTGGCGGTCATCTTGTATTTTCTCCTTATCTTTTTCGGCTTGGCTGTTCTAAATGCTGGAAAATTAAGTCTATCTTCTTCGCTTCAGCTAGTGAAAGGTCAAAAAAGAGGAGAGGCAAAAGGACGGTTTTTGCTACTTCAAACCTTGCTTGGACTGGGAATTTTGGCCTATGCCTACTATCTATCCCTAAGTGTAGAGAGTCCGATTAAGGCCCTGCCTGTCTTTTTCACAGCAGTTGTCCTCGTTATTGTTGCCACCTACATACTTTTTCATGCGGGAATCATCAGCTTTTTGAAATGGCTGCAAAAGCGAGAAAGTTATTACTATCAGCCGGCGAATTTTATTTCTGTATCGAATCTTGTCTTTCGGATGAGGAAAAACGCCATGGGATTAGCGACCATTGCGATATTGTCTACCATGTTTATTATTACAATGATTGGTGGAATCAATATCTACATTGGTGGAAATGATATGATTCAGCAGCTAGAGCCAAATGATTTCACCTACCATTATCAGTTTGAAAAAAATGGGGAAACCACAAGGAATGCTACTGGTGATGAGGAAGCGGTACTGCAAGAATGGACCTCACAGAACCTAGAGCAAAATGGCGTTCCAATCAGCAAGATGGTCACCTATACCTTCTTTGAAGGTATAACGGGAAAGATGGAGAAGAATCACGTCAAGCTCCTTGATAAGAATAGGAAAGGGTTCAGTTTTTACGACATCAATGTCCTTTATGTCTTTGATGAAGCCTCTTATAAAGGAATGACAGGTGAGCGTTTAGACTTATCAAGCGATCAGGTTGCAGTTTATAGCAAGGATGTTGACTTTGATGTGCACCAACCATTAGTGATAGGGGAGCAATCCTTTACGGTTAAAAAGCGCTTGCCCAAGAATTTTACAGCCTATCAAACACCGAACAATATTACTCAAATAGTGCCAGGGCTTATTCTAGTTGTGCATGATTTAGCAGATGTTTCCTTGCTGACAAATAGGAAGACCTATATCGGAGTAGATACTAGCTTGACCGAAGAGGAGCAGAGGCAGCGTTGGGAAAATTGGCAGGCGCTGAATCCGGATCAGCAACCTACCTCTCTCACCCTTTCTGGAATGGGAACAGGTAGTCGCGCAGCCGAACGAGCCAGTACCTTTGCCTTTACAGGTTCCCTCTTCTTTATTGGGATCTTCCTATCTCTGGTTTTCCTCATGGCAACCGTATTGGTGATTTACTACAAGCAGATTTCAGAAGCCTATGAAGATAGAGAACGCTTTGTCATCATGCAAAAAGTAGGGCTGGACGAAGGACAGACCAAGCAAAGTATCCGCAAGCAGATGGCGACTGTCTTCTTTCTCCCCGTTGGCATTGCTTTTCTGCATTTGGCTTTTGCTTATAAGGTTCTGACTCAGATTTTGCTTCAGATTGGAATTGTCAATAGTAGCCTAGTCCTACAAGTTGCCCTATGGAGCTGTCTTGGATATTTCACCCTCTATCTCCTTGTTTATCTCTTAACGGCTCGATCTTACCGATCTATTATCCGTTCCAACTAA
- a CDS encoding DUF2829 domain-containing protein — translation MTFEEILPGLKAKKKYVRTGWGGAENYVQLFDTIEQNGVALEVTPYFLINVSGEGEGFSMWSPTPCDVLATDWVEVHD, via the coding sequence ATGACATTTGAAGAAATTTTACCGGGGCTAAAAGCTAAGAAAAAATACGTTCGGACAGGCTGGGGTGGAGCTGAAAACTATGTCCAGCTCTTTGATACGATTGAGCAAAACGGTGTGGCGCTTGAAGTGACGCCTTACTTCTTAATCAATGTATCAGGTGAGGGTGAGGGCTTTTCCATGTGGAGCCCAACACCGTGCGATGTCCTAGCGACAGACTGGGTGGAAGTCCATGACTAA